GCGCTGGGAGGCGATTTGCGTTATGGAATGACCTTGCCGTATCAGCGCCAATGACTGCATATGACTGGAAAGACCGGCCGTTTGCCCCGCCGATGCTCCGTTATTATCCGCGCCACGCCCCGCTTTAATATTTCTTGTCCCTCTTATTTCTGGCCCATCGAAGGCGGATAGCTTTACTTCTTCTTGGGTGACTGCCGATACATCAGCTCGGAACCTTCGCACAATAGCAATAACGTCGCTGCCGTATTTGCCCGCTTTCGCCGCTCCGACGCCCTTGACAGCAAGGAGCTGCTCTGTCGTGACCGGCTGCCTGTCGGCAATTTCGCGCAGTGCGGCATCAAAGAACAGCATGAAAGGAGGCACATGCTCGCGCGCAGCCGTTTCCTTACGCCAATCGCGCAGCGCCTCGAACAGCGGCATATTCGCCGTCCCTCCCGAGCTTGCTCCGGTTCTGCGTTTGGCGGCAGTGCTGCGTCTCCGCAGTACCGTTACCTTTCCTTCGAGCACAGGAAGCGCCTCCGCCGCGAGCGAAACCGTGGGGTATTCTCCCTCGCTGATTCGCATATAACCTTCAGCCACGAGCCAGTAGAGCCAATCGGAGATATCCTTCTCCGCCCAATCGCGCAGCAGCCCGTATGTGGACAGCCTGTCCAAACCGAATTCCAATATTCGCTTCTCCCTGGAGCCTTTAAGCACTTTCGCCGCAAGCGAGATGCCGAATCTGCCTTTGAGCCGGCCGACGCAGGACAAAGCCTTCCGCGCATCCTCGGTCATATCCACCTTCTCGCTTTGATCCAGGCAATTGCTGCATTTGCCGCAGGAAGGCACATCCTCTTCACCGAAGTAACTCACGATAAACTGCAGCAAGCATTTCTCTGTCCGGCTGTAATGCATCATCGTATACAGCTTGCTAAGTTGAATCGTCCGGCGCTCGGGATCGCTCGTGCTCCGCTCAATAAGAAACCGCTGCACCTGCACGTCCTGCGGCTCGAACAAAAGCACGCATTCGCTCTCCTCGCCGTCGCGTCCGGCACGCCCCGCTTCCTGGTAATAAGATTCGACGTCGCCGGGCATTTGCCAATGAACGACGTAGCGGACGTTCGGCTTGTCGATGCCCATCCCGAATGCATTGGTCGCCACCATGACACGTATCTCGTCAAATCGGAACTTCTCCTGCGCTTCCGCACGCTCTTCGTCTCCAAGGCCGCCGTGATATTTGCCCGCAGATATGCCTAAACGATTCAAATCGGCACACACGTCCTCCGCTTCCTTACGGGTAGCTGTGTAGATGATTCCAGACTGATCGGGACGCTGCGCTACATAATCGCGCAAAAACTTCCGCCTATCCGTACCCGTCACGACTGAAAGAGATAAGTTTGTCCGCGCAAAGCCGGTGACGAATACATTCGGTTTACGCAGCCCGAGCATAGCGGATATATCGTCGGATACCTCAGGCGTAGCCGTTGCCGTAAACGCGGCCACCGGAGGACGGTTCTCCAGTCGGCCGATCCAGCCTGCAAGCTGCCGGTAGCTTGGCCGAAAGTCATGCCCCCACTGCGATACGCAGTGCGCTTCGTCAATCGCGATCAGCGAGATATGCATTTGACTCGCAAGCGATTCAAACATCGTCCCATCAAGCCGCTCAGGTGCAACATACAGTAATTTATAACCGCCTTGTGCGGTCTTTCTCATGACTTCGCGATACGCTGCCGCATCAAGCGAGCTGTTCAGATAAGCGGCGGATACGCCTAATCGCTCTAGCGTGTCGACTTGATCCTTCATGAGCGAAATAAGCGGAGATACGACGATAGTCGTTCCCGGAAGCAGCAAAGCCGGGAGCTGATAGCAGACCGATTTGCCCCCGCCGGTCGGGAGTATCGCAAGCGTATCCCGGCCTTCGAGCAGCCCCTCGATTATGTCCGCTTGCCCTTTGCGGAAACTGTCAAAACCATAAACCTGTTTCAGCATCTGCTGTGCCTGTTCTAACATAAGAAGACCTCCTTTCCCGAAAATAGGAAGACCCTGACATCAGTCAGGGTCTCATGTGCTTCATGAGTCAAGCAGCAATTAGCCGTTTACAACCGCAATAACGTTGCGTACCGAAACAGCCGACTTCTCAAGCGCGGCTTTCTCGTCTGCCGTCAGCTCCAGCTCGAATACTTTCTCGATGCCGTCGCCGCCCAGCACAACCGGAACGCCCATGAACAGATTGTCGTAGCCGTATTCGCCTTGAAGCAGCGCGATTACCGGTATGATGCGTTTCTTGTCTTTCAAAATAGCTTCCGTCATTTGCACAAGCGATGCTGCAGGCGCATAGTAGGCGCTGCCGTTACCGAGAAGATTGACGATTTCGCCGCCGCCTACGCGGGTACGCTGTACGATCGCTTCGATACGATCGGCCGGGATCAGCTTCTCGATCGGAATACCGCCGACGTTCGAGTAACGAACAAGCGGAACCATATCGTCGCCGTGACCGCCAAGGACAAAACCGCGAACGTCTTCAACGGAAACATTGAGCTCCTGCGCGATAAACGTGCAGTAACGGGCCGTATCAAGAACGCCGGATTGGCCGATAACCCGGTTTTTGGGGAAACCAAGCGTATTGTACGCAACATAGGTCATCGCGTCAACCGGATTGGAGAGGATGATCACATAAGCGTTCGGGCTGGAAGCTTTAACGTTCTCGCAAACCGATTTCACGATGCCGGCGTTCGTATTAACGAGGTCGTCACGGCTCATCCCCGGCTTACGGGCGATGCCTGCCGTAATGATAACGACATCCGAGTCTTTCGTGTCGGCATAGTCCGACGTGCCGATGATATTCGCGTCGCAGCCTTGCACCGGCGTAGATTCCATCATATCGAGCGCTTTGCCTTTTGTCGGATTTTCAAGCTGCGGGATATCGACGAGCACAATGTCGCCGAGCTCTTTTTGCGCAAGCATCAAAGCGGTCGTGGCGCCGGTAAAGCCAGCCCCGACAACCGTAATTTTATTCCGTTTAATGGCCATGATCAATTGCCTCCCAATAGTAGAATCCACGCCCAGCGTGGCCAACCGTTATCCCATCTAACTAAAATCTCGCTAATGTCTCGCTCTCACTCTTGTCACGCTCTTTCTACACACTTGCTCTTACCACACTCTTGCTCTTATCTTGCACTTGTCTGTTGTAGAATCGCGCGGCAAGCGCACGTCGCGTCTAGCGACGCAAGAAACCCGACACGCGTGCCATGAACCGCATCAAATCGATGCGGTTCACGGCGAAAGCCTTCCCCGTCCTACCACCCAAGCGCCTGTCCAACTCCAACGTTAGACCCTTCGGGTGTCCAGAGGGCGGAGCCCTCGGGGTCCCCTGAGAGTTTTCAGCAGGAAAACTTGCATCGGAAGCATATGCTCAGGGGGATTTAGGGGGTGCTCCCCACCGATTTAGGGGGTATCTCCACTACATATTCTTGATGATCTCATCCGCAAACGCCGAGCATTTAACCTCTTGTGCGCCTTCCATAAGGCGGGCAAAATCATACGTAACCGTTTTGTTGTTGATCGAAGTTTCCATACCTTTGTAAATGAGCTCAGCCGCTTCAAGCCAGCCAAGGTGTTCAAGCATCATGACGCCGGACAAAATAACGGAGCCCGGGTTAACGACATCGAGATCCGCATACTTCGGAGCTGTACCATGCGTTGCTTCGAAGATAGCGTGCCCTGTCAAGTAGTTGATGTTAGCGCCAGGTGCGATACCGATTCCGCCGACTTGAG
This is a stretch of genomic DNA from Paenibacillus sp. sptzw28. It encodes these proteins:
- the recQ gene encoding DNA helicase RecQ, producing the protein MLEQAQQMLKQVYGFDSFRKGQADIIEGLLEGRDTLAILPTGGGKSVCYQLPALLLPGTTIVVSPLISLMKDQVDTLERLGVSAAYLNSSLDAAAYREVMRKTAQGGYKLLYVAPERLDGTMFESLASQMHISLIAIDEAHCVSQWGHDFRPSYRQLAGWIGRLENRPPVAAFTATATPEVSDDISAMLGLRKPNVFVTGFARTNLSLSVVTGTDRRKFLRDYVAQRPDQSGIIYTATRKEAEDVCADLNRLGISAGKYHGGLGDEERAEAQEKFRFDEIRVMVATNAFGMGIDKPNVRYVVHWQMPGDVESYYQEAGRAGRDGEESECVLLFEPQDVQVQRFLIERSTSDPERRTIQLSKLYTMMHYSRTEKCLLQFIVSYFGEEDVPSCGKCSNCLDQSEKVDMTEDARKALSCVGRLKGRFGISLAAKVLKGSREKRILEFGLDRLSTYGLLRDWAEKDISDWLYWLVAEGYMRISEGEYPTVSLAAEALPVLEGKVTVLRRRSTAAKRRTGASSGGTANMPLFEALRDWRKETAAREHVPPFMLFFDAALREIADRQPVTTEQLLAVKGVGAAKAGKYGSDVIAIVRRFRADVSAVTQEEVKLSAFDGPEIRGTRNIKAGRGADNNGASAGQTAGLSSHMQSLALIRQGHSITQIASQREMSRVTIENHLLRCAEEGEPVDWEDFIPQQHEALILETIIQIGTERLKPIKEALPDEIDYFAIKAVMVKHSIAHSTE
- the mdh gene encoding malate dehydrogenase; protein product: MAIKRNKITVVGAGFTGATTALMLAQKELGDIVLVDIPQLENPTKGKALDMMESTPVQGCDANIIGTSDYADTKDSDVVIITAGIARKPGMSRDDLVNTNAGIVKSVCENVKASSPNAYVIILSNPVDAMTYVAYNTLGFPKNRVIGQSGVLDTARYCTFIAQELNVSVEDVRGFVLGGHGDDMVPLVRYSNVGGIPIEKLIPADRIEAIVQRTRVGGGEIVNLLGNGSAYYAPAASLVQMTEAILKDKKRIIPVIALLQGEYGYDNLFMGVPVVLGGDGIEKVFELELTADEKAALEKSAVSVRNVIAVVNG